The following DNA comes from Suncus etruscus isolate mSunEtr1 chromosome 12, mSunEtr1.pri.cur, whole genome shotgun sequence.
actggtaggacatttgccttgcactagactgacccgggtttgaactctggcaagagcctgccaggagtgatttctgagttttgaGTCAGGAATATTCCACCATGTttgcaccccacccccaaaaaaccaaaagagccttttattaaaaagcttttttttattaaagaatgaTAGTGAACTAAGTATATGGGCACTGTTTTGTGACACATTTCCTATATATACACTTCTTTTTATTAGCAATATTCAGTGATAACCTTATATATGACTAatgcatttacttatttatttattggtttggggccacacccagctatgcccaTAGGTTcatatgttactcctggctttgttctcagaaataactcctggaaagctcaggggaccaatgtaATGCCAGGAATTGGGTTACAACACAATGGCAATTGAAGTTATAAAAACCATCttgggatggctgcatgcaaagcaaatgccttacagctatgctatctctccagcccctaaaagtggTAATTTTtcaataagtaatattttttaattgttaaaataaaaacaattgaagGAATCAAGAATTTCTGCTGTTGTGAACAAAGAACATTAACTTTCTGAGGTAATACACAGCAACTACTGACAAACACTATTTATTACACCTATTAGTTTGAGACACCAGCAACATTCTGTCCATGTTCACACAGAAGAAAAGACTATATAGTTGCAGTTCTACCTACATATGTATAAGGGTGAATAGCATATGGGAAGTTCTTGGtataaatgtcaatattttaaaaaataaagatgaaatatttaaacaaaaaaatttaaatagaaaatttagtatgaatttaataaaattatgatcCAAGTTAAATGTAATTGAACCAATCTCCCCTACACTCCACAAAAAATCACCCAGAAGCCCCTACCCATTTCCTGTCCGAATCAAAAGGCCCATCTTCTCCACCAAAATCCGAGAGAAATTTTTCCAAGTACTGGCTGATACCTCTGAGGCATTTTCATcaagggtggggagcagggacagattttcctttctgcatgaacttcAGCAGCCAGACCACCCCTCAACTTTTCAGCAAAATGGCCCAGCTGTGTAACAACttcattaaatatccaagccatcaAATACTTATAGACCAAGAAGATCTGAACCACATGCGCAGAGGTGTTAAACCTTGATATCTTATAACAGTGTCATTCCAATAGATTCAaaggaaatctgatggaaaagttacACAGACACATAAAGCTCAACTAGCACTATCCACAGCACAGCTATTTCTTACTTCCTTGCAAAGACCTGCTTTGATGGTCTTTGGGGTCTTTTTTCATCATTCCTAATGTCTGTCTTGAACAtagaacaaagcaaagaaaacataTGTAAAGTGGAATTCTGTAGTCAGGATTTTAGATAAAAAAGTTGCTTGAGTTAATGccatggagagataaaacagttactaaaaattcaaattcaagctgACCCTTGTTAGTCTAAATTTTTATAACTTCAGTTGCAATTGTGTTACaccaagcaatatgaagtaaatttgtgcctgtttAGAGGCAGGATACCGAGGTGAAAGGACATTGAGATTTCTAGTAAGCTGAGTATAAAAGTGGTAGGATTGGAATTTGAATATGAATAACTAAAATGTATGTGTTATGAACAATGTGATAAATAATTATGTTACAATAAATATTAGATTAATGAtgctaaatattaaatataatacatcATAGAATATTtggttataaaattataatccaAAGATGACAGACAATTAGCGATATTATCTGATAATGCAGAACTAATGAGATATTACAAAACAGTAGAATAATGTGTATCAGTGCAAATTCTAAGTTCAACATCTGACAACAAACAATACCCACTACACAGTTGGGTCACCACAGGTAgcatgaaaaaatacaaaagagcaGCACCATAGGTGCAACGTATTTATTCAAAAGTCAGCTTGTACAGCTTCCTGAGAACTGCAGAAAGGGATCAAGTAACACAGGGAATGTCTGGTGTAACCATGTTCAAAGGAATAAATTGCTACAGGACAGATTGGTTCAAGGAAAAAGCTGAGATTTTCAGGAGTGAAATGCAATAGAAGATATGTCAAAACAATATCATCATTGGCAATCCCCCTATGTCAACAGGCCCTACATGTTTCATAAAGTAATGGCTAAGGAAAGAGGAAAGCCTTGAAATTAGATGCAACTTGGTCTGAGCTATGGGATGGAAAAAGAGCATCCAAGAGAACTAGGCAGTTTAGGCAAAGTCAGTTTACTGAGAGTCTAATATTCATAATGGCACTGCTGAGGTCACAGAAGTGAAAAACATGCTCAACATAGACTTAGGGCATCATTGGGTGAGTATGTGGGCTACATAAGCAGGACATTTTTTGTGTCTATAGATAGTTCCGTCAGGGAGGTGGGCAAGCAGAACATGGAGCCACTTTTACGAACTGAGCAGCAGAGTTGAGCTACAGTGTGGCTCCTGGAGCCTTCTGACCAGAGTTAATGATGTGAAACAGAGAGCACAGCTGGCTGCACTAGCTAAACTATCTAAAATCCAGACTTCAATGAtggagttttttgggttttcatagAATATCTGATTAGCGATTCACAAACAGTCATATTCTAGGAATCTGGAGGAAACTGATTAGCATATATCAATTTCTCACTCAAACAAAATGTCATCAGTGAAGTTGcaaaaacagaacacaaaaaggTATCGTAGtggatgaaaatatttattattttttgaaaaatcagGCTTTGAGCATACAAAAGGAACTGTATTGAGATTGGGGAAGAGGGATGATAAAGTAAGGTGTCTAGGTTTGAAAGATGGAGGAGATTTTCTGCCAGCATCAACCATGAGAATGGAAGAATATCCAGGATGAGTTGAGTATTAAATTCACCCTGTGGATATCTGAGCTGACCTACCCCTGAAACTTGCAGACATAGGGTAGTGGTTTTCGGCAGTCTTGACTTTGCCACTTCTCGTACCCTGAGGAGACAAGAGTAGGTGAACAAAGTGGAGCTGAGAGAGCTGGGAAAATGTCATATCCTCCCCATTTAATCATCTCAGGCTCCTATAAATGTGGCAAATGAAATTAGAGGTGAGAGGCTagagaaagacaaacaaaaacaagttcgGAGATTGTCCTCCTCTAAAGTCAGTCCTAAAAAGGTTATGGGGAGAAAGATTGGGGAAAAGATTTAAAGATAAAATCTTCTCTCAATCCTACCTGTGCTTTGAACAAGGCTCCCACAGTAGCCTGCGCCAGTTGGGGCACCTTTGTCCCAGGCAACATAGTTCAGCACATCATTGCTGATCCACTCCCATCCACCTCCATTGGGTTGTCTGCCCTATGGCACAGGGGACAAAATGGCAGTTTAGTCTCAATGGTACTGCGATGTTCTGGGAAGCAAGTCTTTACTGGAACCCCTGAGTGAAACCCAGCATTAAGAATATTTGGGGGTTCTTCCTGATCTGAATATTAACTAAAGGATTAAGGCCTTGCTCGAACAtgcaaggaaataaaataatcaatcatTTAAAGACCAGTGGAAACTTAGAGATTGGGAAGATTGTTTGAGGCTACACAATGGTCATCAAACCTGTATACTTTCTCTAGAGCACATTGACCCTCATCTTTATTTACCCATAAATCAACACACCTTAGACATTTCTTAGGAGTTCCCATTACAGTCCTAGAAATTCCTCATTGAAATAGTGGTATATCTGAGAGTTGTACATAGTGGAAATTATTGGTAGTTTAGATGAGGGCCTTCTGCCATCCAGAGCTTCAAatgatctcatgatttcattctCCATAATGACATGTAATTTAGATGAGACTCAAGgaggaccatatatatatatttatggtcAGACAAAGGAGGTATAAACCGGACGGCCAAGTTCGAGTGAAGGTCATCCAGGCAAAGGAGATGGAATCTTACCTCTGTGGGGTCGTGGAGTCCCATCCAGATATGAGAGACTGAAGTACCACTGTTCTTGATGAGTGAGGCCACAAAATATGCCTCAGACCCAGTGAGCACAGACACAAGGTGTCCTTTAGGTCGCTTCTGGCAAGCATACTGTGAAAGGAGGGAAGAGATTGAGGGGAAGCTTAGCACTTGGGAGCACTGTAGCTTAGGACTTTAGAgacaaatgtaagaaaatacttgaAGATGTTCTGCTATATATTGTGTTATCATTTACCTACTATAGTATCCCAGGAGAATGGAAGCTCCCCTTATTGCCTCTCCGAAATGCCCCAACATGCATACTTGTAATTCCTGCTACTTACATCTGCATCCATCCAGGATTTTTCTGCCAAAAACAGGGCATAGCAGTGGGAACCATAGGCCAAGGAACCTTTGGGGCAACTGATTCTTGGAGAAAGCTGCCCCTTCTGCAAGTCTTCACCTGGAGGGAAGAAAACAAGGACAGATGGAgtgaacagaaaaacaaatattagagAGGAAAAGACACCTAGGGTAGTGGATGTGACCAGTGGTTTGGGGAGAGACCCCTATAACTAATGTTAACATTTCAGTATTTTCAGTGCATTCACTACAGGCAACTTTCGACTTCAAACAGAAACACTAAAGGAGGAACCAACTGTTTTTC
Coding sequences within:
- the LOC126024539 gene encoding lithostathine-like, which encodes MLPPMAFRTLAWMLLSCLMLQSQVTGEDLQKGQLSPRISCPKGSLAYGSHCYALFLAEKSWMDADYACQKRPKGHLVSVLTGSEAYFVASLIKNSGTSVSHIWMGLHDPTEGRQPNGGGWEWISNDVLNYVAWDKGAPTGAGYCGSLVQSTGYEKWQSQDCRKPLPYVCKFQG